In Apteryx mantelli isolate bAptMan1 chromosome 18, bAptMan1.hap1, whole genome shotgun sequence, a single window of DNA contains:
- the ROMO1 gene encoding reactive oxygen species modulator 1, whose translation MPVTVGPYGQSQPNCFDRIKMGFMMGFAVGMAAGALFGTFSCLRIGMRGRELMGGVGKTMMQSGGTFGTFMAIGMGIRC comes from the exons ATGCCTGTGACTGTGGGCCCATATGGGCAATCGCAGCCCAACTGCTTTGACAGAATAAAAATGGGTTTCATGATGGGCTTTGCAGTAGGCATGGCAGCAGGAGCGCTGTTTGGCACGTTTTCCTGCCTCAG gATTGGCATGAGAGGACGAGAACTGATGGGTGGAGTTGGCAAAACGATGATGCAAAGTGGTGGGACGTTTGGGACGTTCATGGCTATTGGGATGGGAATCCGCTGCTAA
- the NFS1 gene encoding cysteine desulfurase isoform X1: MLVWRRLAALRAARGPAPRRRLSAAAPAPGRGRRGDEGGGGSLRPLYMDVQATTPLDPRVLDSMLPYLMSYYGNPHSRTHAYGWESEAAMEKARQQVADLIGADHREIIFTSGATESNNMAIKGVARFYKSRKKHIITTQTEHKCVLDSCRSLETEGFRVTYLPVKRNGLIDLKELEAALQPDTSLVSVMTVNNEIGVKQPIHDIGEICRAHKVFFHTDAAQAVGKIPMDVNDMKIDLMSISGHKIYGPKGVGAIYVRRRPRVRLEPLQSGGGQERGLRSGTVPTPLAVGLGAACEVAQQEMEYDHKRISQLAERLVTKIMNEVPDVVMNGDREHRYPGCINLSFAYVEGESLLMALKDVALSSGSACTSASLEPSYVLRAIGTDEDLAHSSIRFGIGRFTTEEEVDYTVQKCIHHVKRLREMSPLWEMVQDGIDLKSIKWTQH; this comes from the exons ATGCTGGTGTGGCGGCGCCTGGCGGCCCTGcgggcggcccgcggccccgcgccgcggcggcggctctcggcggcggcaccggcaccgggacgcG GGCGACGCGGCGACGAAGGCGGAGGCGGCTCCCTGCGGCCGCTGTACATGGACGTCCAGGCCACCACGCCGCTG GATCCTCGAGTTCTGGACAGCATGCTTCCTTATCTCATGTCCTACTATGGTAACCCTCATTCTAGGACTCATGCCTATGGGTGGGAGAGTGAGGCCGCCATGGAAAAAGCAAGGCAG CAAGTTGCAGATTTAATAGGAGCTGATCACAGAGAAATTATTTTTACCAGTGGTGCTACAGAATCAAATAATATGGCAATTAAG GGTGTTGCAAGATTCTATAAATCCAGAAAGAAGCACATCATTACTACCCAAACAGAGCACAAGTGTGTGTTGGATTCTTGCCGTTCCCTGGAGACAGAAGGTTTTCGGGTCACATATCTGCCTGTTAAAAGAAATGGGCTCATAGATTTGAAG GAACTGGAGGCTGCACTCCAGCCAGATACAAGTTTGGTTTCTGTAATGACTGTGAATAATGAAATAGGAGTAAAGCAGCCAATTCATGATATTG GTGAGATCTGCCGTGCTCATAAGGTTTTCTTCCACACAGATGCTGCACAAGCAGTTGGTAAAATTCCTATGGATGTCAATGATATGAAAATTGATCTAATGAGCATCAGTGGCCATAAAATTTATGGGCCAAAAG GGGTTGGTGCCATCTATGTTCGCCGTCGACCACGCGTGAGGCTAGAACCCTTGCAAAGTGGGGGAGGTCAGGAGAGAGGACTGCGATCTGGGACTGTGCCTACTCCTTTAGCAGTGGGCCTTGGGGCGGCATGTGAAGTGGCACAGCAAGAGATGGAG TATGACCATAAGCGCATCTCGCAACTAGCAGAACGACTGGTtacaaaaataatgaatgaaGTTCCTGATGTGGTTATGAACGGAGATAGAGAGCATCGCTATCCAG GGTGCATCAATTTATCTTTTGCATATGTGGAAGGGGAGAGTCTTCTGATGGCTCTGAAAGATGTGGCTCTATCTTCAGGAAG TGCTTGTACGTCTGCCTCTCTGGAGCCTTCCTATGTTTTACGGGCAATTGGGACGGATGAAGACTTGGCTCACTCATCCATAAG gtttGGCATTGGTCGTTTCACTACAGAAGAAGAAGTAGATTATACAGTGCAGAAGTGCATACACCATGTTAAGAGGCTGAGGGAGATGAG TCCACTGTGGGAGATGGTGCAGGATGGAATTGACCTCAAAAGCATTAAATGGACTCAGCACTGA
- the NFS1 gene encoding cysteine desulfurase isoform X2, which produces MDPRVLDSMLPYLMSYYGNPHSRTHAYGWESEAAMEKARQQVADLIGADHREIIFTSGATESNNMAIKGVARFYKSRKKHIITTQTEHKCVLDSCRSLETEGFRVTYLPVKRNGLIDLKELEAALQPDTSLVSVMTVNNEIGVKQPIHDIGEICRAHKVFFHTDAAQAVGKIPMDVNDMKIDLMSISGHKIYGPKGVGAIYVRRRPRVRLEPLQSGGGQERGLRSGTVPTPLAVGLGAACEVAQQEMEYDHKRISQLAERLVTKIMNEVPDVVMNGDREHRYPGCINLSFAYVEGESLLMALKDVALSSGSACTSASLEPSYVLRAIGTDEDLAHSSIRFGIGRFTTEEEVDYTVQKCIHHVKRLREMSPLWEMVQDGIDLKSIKWTQH; this is translated from the exons ATG GATCCTCGAGTTCTGGACAGCATGCTTCCTTATCTCATGTCCTACTATGGTAACCCTCATTCTAGGACTCATGCCTATGGGTGGGAGAGTGAGGCCGCCATGGAAAAAGCAAGGCAG CAAGTTGCAGATTTAATAGGAGCTGATCACAGAGAAATTATTTTTACCAGTGGTGCTACAGAATCAAATAATATGGCAATTAAG GGTGTTGCAAGATTCTATAAATCCAGAAAGAAGCACATCATTACTACCCAAACAGAGCACAAGTGTGTGTTGGATTCTTGCCGTTCCCTGGAGACAGAAGGTTTTCGGGTCACATATCTGCCTGTTAAAAGAAATGGGCTCATAGATTTGAAG GAACTGGAGGCTGCACTCCAGCCAGATACAAGTTTGGTTTCTGTAATGACTGTGAATAATGAAATAGGAGTAAAGCAGCCAATTCATGATATTG GTGAGATCTGCCGTGCTCATAAGGTTTTCTTCCACACAGATGCTGCACAAGCAGTTGGTAAAATTCCTATGGATGTCAATGATATGAAAATTGATCTAATGAGCATCAGTGGCCATAAAATTTATGGGCCAAAAG GGGTTGGTGCCATCTATGTTCGCCGTCGACCACGCGTGAGGCTAGAACCCTTGCAAAGTGGGGGAGGTCAGGAGAGAGGACTGCGATCTGGGACTGTGCCTACTCCTTTAGCAGTGGGCCTTGGGGCGGCATGTGAAGTGGCACAGCAAGAGATGGAG TATGACCATAAGCGCATCTCGCAACTAGCAGAACGACTGGTtacaaaaataatgaatgaaGTTCCTGATGTGGTTATGAACGGAGATAGAGAGCATCGCTATCCAG GGTGCATCAATTTATCTTTTGCATATGTGGAAGGGGAGAGTCTTCTGATGGCTCTGAAAGATGTGGCTCTATCTTCAGGAAG TGCTTGTACGTCTGCCTCTCTGGAGCCTTCCTATGTTTTACGGGCAATTGGGACGGATGAAGACTTGGCTCACTCATCCATAAG gtttGGCATTGGTCGTTTCACTACAGAAGAAGAAGTAGATTATACAGTGCAGAAGTGCATACACCATGTTAAGAGGCTGAGGGAGATGAG TCCACTGTGGGAGATGGTGCAGGATGGAATTGACCTCAAAAGCATTAAATGGACTCAGCACTGA